The Falco peregrinus isolate bFalPer1 chromosome 1, bFalPer1.pri, whole genome shotgun sequence genome has a window encoding:
- the DYDC1 gene encoding DPY30 domain-containing protein 1 isoform X1, with the protein MESQYLKRCLGSCLKKGLAEVVEHRPADPIEYLAHWIYNYRRILDEEKKRMLERTELEQEREAALVEVEILRKMKEEELMIQRKLEEQCQGQLEQEREELELQNEDDKMLFQQEDQEEIGKTIAELTDKAGVPNLTRIEENEQLESITDLMAEAEQESSQLI; encoded by the exons ATGGAGTCACAGTATCTGAAGAGATGCCTGGGGAGTTGCTTGAAAAAGGGACTGGCAGAGGTGGTAGAGCATCGGCCAGCAGATCCAATAGAGTATCTGGCACACTGGATTTACAATTACAGAAGAATtttagatgaagaaaaaaag AGAATGTTGGAGAGGACTGAACTGGAACAAGAACGGGAGGCGGCCCTGGTAGAAGTcgaaatattaagaaaaatgaaggaagaagagCTAATGATCCAGCGGAAACTTGAAGAACAATGTCAG GGCCAGTTGGAACAAGAACGTGAGGAGTTGGAACTGCAGAATGAAGATgacaaaatgctgtttcagcagGAAGATCAAGAG GAAATTGGAAAGACAATAGCTGAACTTACAGATAAAGCTGGAGTGCCTAATCTGACCAGAATTGAGGAGAATGAACAGTTAGAA agTATAACAGATCTCATGGCAGAAGCAGAACAAGAAAGTTCCCAACTGATCTGA
- the DYDC1 gene encoding DPY30 domain-containing protein 1 isoform X2, whose translation MESQYLKRCLGSCLKKGLAEVVEHRPADPIEYLAHWIYNYRRILDEEKKRMLERTELEQEREAALVEVEILRKMKEEELMIQRKLEEQCQGQLEQEREELELQNEDDKMLFQQEDQESITDLMAEAEQESSQLI comes from the exons ATGGAGTCACAGTATCTGAAGAGATGCCTGGGGAGTTGCTTGAAAAAGGGACTGGCAGAGGTGGTAGAGCATCGGCCAGCAGATCCAATAGAGTATCTGGCACACTGGATTTACAATTACAGAAGAATtttagatgaagaaaaaaag AGAATGTTGGAGAGGACTGAACTGGAACAAGAACGGGAGGCGGCCCTGGTAGAAGTcgaaatattaagaaaaatgaaggaagaagagCTAATGATCCAGCGGAAACTTGAAGAACAATGTCAG GGCCAGTTGGAACAAGAACGTGAGGAGTTGGAACTGCAGAATGAAGATgacaaaatgctgtttcagcagGAAGATCAAGAG agTATAACAGATCTCATGGCAGAAGCAGAACAAGAAAGTTCCCAACTGATCTGA
- the EXOSC3 gene encoding exosome complex component RRP40, with amino-acid sequence MAAAEACVGQVVLPGDVLLLPAHPDEDGERLRLGGGAAPRGRLLCGPGLRRCAAGLLVTKCGLLRHRQTGGGAAAGGAYWVDSQQKRYVPVKGDHVIGVVTAKAGDVFKLDVGGSEQASLSYLAFEGATKRNRPNVQVGDLIYGQFLVANKDMEPEMVCIDSSGRSNGMGIIGQDGFLIKVSLGLIRKLLAPKSEIIQELSQLYPFELVLGMNGRIWVKAKTVQQTLIIVNILEACEYMTAEQRKQALAKLSGN; translated from the exons ATGGCGGCGGCCGAGGCGTGCGTGGGGCAGGTGGTGCTGCCCGGGGACGTGCTGCTCCTGCCCGCCCACCCCGATGAGGACGGGGAGCGGCTGCGGCTGGGCGGCGGTgcggccccgcggggccggcTGCTGtgcgggccggggctgcggcggtGCGCGGCGGGGCTGCTGGTGACCAAGTGCGGGCTGCTGAGGCACCGCCAGacgggcggcggcgcggcggcgggcggcgcctACTGGGTGGACTCGCAGCAGAAGCGG TATGTTCCGGTCAAGGGCGACCACGTCATAGGAGTGGTGACGGCCAAGGCGGGAGACGTGTTCAAGCTGGACGTCGGTGGGAGCGAGCAGGCATCGCTGTCCTACTTGGCCTTTGAAGGCGCCACGAAGAGGAACAGGCCCAACGTGCAG GTGGGAGATCTTATTTATGGTCAGTTCCTTGTAGCAAATAAAGACATGGAACCAGAGATGGTCTGTATAGACAGCAGTGGAAGATCAAATGGAATGGGAATAATTGGACAAGATGGCTTCCTCATTAAAGTTTCCTTAGGTTTAATAAGAAA ACTCTTGGCTCccaaaagtgaaataattcagGAGTTGTCACAATTGTACCCATTTGAGCTGGTGCTGGGAATGAATGGAAGAATATGGGTAAAAGCAAAAACAGTTCAACAGACTTTAATTAtagtaaatattttggaagCCTGTGAGTATAtgactgcagagcagagaaaacAAGCGCTTGCGAAATTGTCAGGGAATTGA